A genomic window from Vitis riparia cultivar Riparia Gloire de Montpellier isolate 1030 chromosome 18, EGFV_Vit.rip_1.0, whole genome shotgun sequence includes:
- the LOC117906662 gene encoding probable xyloglucan galactosyltransferase GT17 — translation MSSRKHPSLSSVPQTPGTDGYQGYTFKDKDKDTHVASVVKPHFKYGLYLFFFLTIWFLLLFFWFSSTKPAVSPHIIQNSNSHVQNPPAEKVQVKLEEKVQVKPAEKAQGKQAEKGQVKRVEKAQVKPAEKESVLVYVYELPPKFNIGLLKECRRLNVYTDMCPHVANCGLGQPILEMGSSWFATHQFIAEMIFHARMENHPCRTRDPEKADLFYVPFYGGLHASSKFRESNVAARDALAVELVEYIHRQRWWRRNHGADHFLALGRTAWDFMRTDGGTDFGANRLLNLPPVKNMSVLTVERHPWEGSNQYGIPYPSYFHPSTSDEILTWQNRMRLQRRLHLFSFIGAPRNGVEKAAIRDEIIKQCAESTRCHLLKCGSGASQCHEPTQVLNVMTQSEFCIQAPGDSFTRRSTFDSFLAGCIPVFVSPHTAYSQYSWFLPADHTTYSVFIGNENPSIEAELLKIPNDQIQKMRNRVINLIPNLTYIHPNSSDFGFTDAVDVALGKLSDYVKSKLRGHGVTVH, via the coding sequence ATGTCTTCCAGAAAGCACCCATCTCTGTCTTCAGTTCCACAGACGCCGGGGACGGATGGTTATCAGGGTTACACCTTCAAAGACAAAGACAAAGACACCCATGTCGCGAGTGTCGTGAAACCCCACTTCAAATACGGTCtctatctctttttctttctcaccATCTGGTTTCTTCTGCTTTTCTTCTGGTTTTCCTCCACAAAACCGGCCGTTTCTCCTCACATTATTCAGAATTCGAATAGTCATGTGCAAAATCCGCCGGCGGAGAAGGTGCAAGTGAAACTGGAGGAGAAAGTGCAGGTGAAACCGGCGGAGAAGGCGCAGGGGAAACAGGCGGAGAAGGGGCAGGTGAAGCGGGTGGAGAAAGCCCAGGTGAAGCCGGCGGAGAAAGAGTCGGTGTTGGTGTACGTCTATGAACTGCCGCCGAAGTTCAACATTGGTCTCCTCAAGGAGTGCCGCCGCCTGAATGTGTACACGGATATGTGTCCACACGTGGCGAACTGTGGACTTGGGCAGCCGATTTTGGAGATGGGGTCGAGCTGGTTCGCGACCCACCAGTTCATCGCGGAGATGATATTTCACGCGCGGATGGAGAACCATCCATGTCGCACGCGCGATCCGGAGAAGGCGGACTTGTTCTACGTGCCATTTTACGGAGGACTCCACGCATCGAGCAAGTTTCGGGAGAGTAACGTGGCGGCGCGTGATGCTTTGGCGGTGGAACTGGTGGAGTATATCCACCGACAGCGGTGGTGGCGGCGGAATCACGGTGCGGACCACTTCTTGGCGCTGGGGAGGACGGCGTGGGACTTCATGAGAACCGACGGTGGCACTGACTTTGGAGCAAACCGTCTCCTGAATCTGCCACCTGTCAAAAACATGTCGGTGTTGACCGTGGAAAGACACCCATGGGAAGGCTCGAACCAGTACGGCATCCCCTATCCCTCCTACTTCCACCCCTCCACGTCCGACGAGATCCTGACGTGGCAGAACCGTATGCGGCTGCAGCGCCGACTCCACCTCTTCTCTTTTATCGGGGCTCCGAGGAATGGCGTGGAGAAGGCGGCGATCAGGGACGAGATCATAAAACAGTGCGCCGAGTCAACACGGTGCCACCTCCTGAAATGCGGCAGCGGAGCGAGTCAATGCCACGAGCCAACTCAGGTGCTCAACGTCATGACCCAGTCGGAGTTCTGCATCCAAGCCCCCGGCGACTCGTTCACGCGACGATCCACCTTCGACTCATTTCTCGCCGGTTGTATCCCGGTCTTTGTCTCACCCCACACAGCGTATTCTCAGTACTCATGGTTTCTCCCCGCCGACCACACCACCTACTCCGTCTTCATCGGAAACGAGAACCCCAGCATAGAAGCTGAACTTCTGAAGATTCCAAACGATCAAATACAGAAAATGAGAAACAGAGTCATAAATTTGATTCCAAATCTCACGTATATTCACCCAAACAGTAGTGATTTCGGTTTCACCGACGCCGTCGATGTTGCACTGGGGAAATTGTCCGATTACGTGAAGTCCAAGTTACGAGGACATGGCGTGACGGTCCATTGA